A genomic window from Treponema maltophilum ATCC 51939 includes:
- a CDS encoding GNAT family N-acetyltransferase — protein sequence MQFELSDEIINQIIFSMEDQNGRYVFDSENNTLTAVSTVPDGDPDRYYALPIWDSVDGFKMMERFVASLRNPPVKEKLRAVLFAGKGVFRGFKDILKSSPEVENLWFAFKEKALRREIIGWYNTLCDSWGAEKIGAEPEETDELVCSDFTFREGQDASDEVFVQRARALCESELKEMYDAESAKALSLLDRVPAMLAGSGPFYTLTVKTAEGDFAGFIRVSPFPEGARKTVIITDFYVFSAWRGLGIGKSLFARCMDMLKAKGIAHVFALSVHIPVFFEQVMLRSGFRRISAGFLADI from the coding sequence ATGCAGTTTGAACTCAGCGATGAAATAATTAATCAAATTATTTTTTCCATGGAGGATCAAAACGGCCGGTATGTTTTCGATTCCGAAAATAATACGCTGACGGCTGTGAGTACCGTGCCGGACGGAGATCCCGACCGCTATTACGCTTTGCCCATATGGGATTCGGTGGACGGGTTTAAAATGATGGAGCGCTTTGTCGCTTCGTTGCGGAATCCGCCGGTAAAGGAAAAACTGCGTGCCGTATTGTTTGCAGGGAAGGGAGTGTTCCGCGGTTTTAAGGATATTCTTAAAAGCAGCCCTGAAGTTGAAAACCTTTGGTTTGCTTTTAAAGAAAAAGCTTTAAGGCGCGAAATTATCGGCTGGTATAATACGCTGTGCGATTCATGGGGCGCGGAAAAAATCGGCGCCGAACCGGAAGAAACCGACGAACTCGTGTGTTCCGATTTTACGTTCCGCGAGGGACAAGACGCTTCGGACGAAGTTTTTGTGCAGCGCGCCCGTGCGCTGTGTGAAAGCGAGCTGAAAGAAATGTACGATGCCGAATCGGCAAAAGCGCTTTCGCTTTTGGATCGCGTGCCGGCCATGCTTGCGGGCAGCGGGCCTTTTTATACGCTTACCGTAAAAACGGCCGAAGGCGATTTTGCGGGTTTTATACGGGTATCCCCTTTTCCCGAAGGCGCGCGAAAAACGGTTATTATTACCGATTTTTATGTTTTTTCCGCATGGAGGGGCTTAGGGATAGGAAAGTCGCTTTTTGCGCGCTGCATGGACATGCTGAAGGCTAAGGGCATCGCTCATGTCTTTGCCTTGTCGGTGCATATTCCCGTTTTTTTTGAACAGGTTATGCTGCGCAGCGGTTTCAGGCGAATTTCCGCCGGTTTTTTAGCCGATATTTGA
- a CDS encoding DbpA RNA binding domain-containing protein, translating into MAFRRDVSVIHERFESILAHAVTAVKTEEDPLVLNEYKKLFKKNVPLTLRSYVASYIVKQLASGIPLAQGKIKPAERAARASQSDKTPKERTPRIVIDADAASTIFIGIGRSRGVFPRDLIALICQRVPLERERVGDIRVLDNYSFVQVYADDADKIIEALNGSEYRSRKLTVSRSRKKEDGAKTSDGGDSVSSPESDVQ; encoded by the coding sequence ATGGCTTTCCGACGGGATGTTTCCGTTATTCACGAACGTTTTGAAAGTATTCTTGCACATGCCGTAACGGCGGTAAAAACAGAAGAAGATCCTCTTGTGTTGAACGAATACAAAAAATTATTTAAAAAGAACGTTCCGCTGACGCTGCGCTCGTATGTGGCGTCTTACATAGTAAAACAGCTGGCTTCCGGCATACCGCTTGCACAGGGCAAAATAAAGCCGGCAGAGCGCGCTGCCCGCGCTTCGCAATCCGATAAGACGCCGAAAGAGCGCACGCCGCGCATCGTTATCGACGCCGATGCGGCTTCCACAATCTTTATCGGCATAGGGCGCAGCAGGGGCGTTTTTCCCCGCGACCTTATCGCGCTTATTTGTCAGCGGGTGCCGCTCGAACGCGAACGGGTCGGCGACATACGCGTGTTGGATAATTATTCGTTCGTGCAAGTGTACGCCGACGACGCCGATAAAATAATCGAAGCTTTAAACGGCAGCGAGTACCGCAGCAGAAAGCTTACGGTCAGCCGCTCCCGCAAAAAAGAAGACGGCGCCAAGACTTCCGACGGCGGAGATTCGGTTTCTTCTCCCGAATCCGATGTTCAGTGA
- a CDS encoding metallophosphoesterase family protein codes for MNSLVQQDSMLIGSAEAVAELENKEQARLLVLSDSHGAIDTVKHIILQCGTDADALVFCGDGFCDIAACIEDAADDDKLKDALPPVIAAVRGNGDADTYPITVKEDEDRTFDAHRKLAAPQWLRFSAAGRTVFVAHGHKHGVDLGTETLSSSAYTMDADLVFFGHTHRLFWEEHDGTLILNPGSCVNPRDRFPPSFAVVSFPGGRERFHIEFFEIREGLFGAIDILPLAL; via the coding sequence ATGAACTCATTGGTACAGCAGGATTCGATGCTTATCGGTTCCGCCGAAGCGGTTGCCGAGCTGGAAAACAAAGAACAGGCGCGATTGCTTGTCCTTTCCGACAGCCACGGCGCCATCGATACCGTAAAGCATATTATTCTGCAATGCGGCACCGATGCCGACGCGCTGGTGTTTTGCGGCGACGGCTTTTGCGACATTGCCGCCTGTATTGAAGATGCTGCCGACGACGATAAATTAAAAGACGCACTGCCGCCCGTTATTGCGGCGGTTCGCGGCAACGGCGACGCCGACACGTATCCGATTACGGTAAAAGAAGACGAAGATCGAACCTTTGACGCACACCGAAAATTGGCGGCGCCCCAATGGCTGAGGTTCAGCGCGGCGGGACGCACCGTTTTCGTTGCTCACGGCCACAAACACGGCGTCGATTTGGGGACCGAAACGCTTTCGTCTTCGGCGTATACAATGGATGCCGACTTGGTGTTTTTCGGACACACGCATCGTCTGTTTTGGGAAGAACACGACGGAACGCTCATCCTTAATCCGGGAAGCTGCGTAAATCCCCGCGATCGTTTTCCGCCCTCGTTTGCGGTTGTGAGCTTCCCCGGCGGCAGGGAACGCTTTCATATTGAATTTTTTGAAATACGCGAAGGCTTATTCGGCGCGATAGACATACTGCCATTGGCACTATAA
- the serC gene encoding 3-phosphoserine/phosphohydroxythreonine transaminase produces MRVYNFSAGPSVLPEEVLRKAASDMEDWNGSGQSVMEMSHRSKTFEPIIADAESRLRKLMRIGDDFAVLFLQGGASTQFAMVPMNLKKKGKAAYVNTGVWAKKALAEAKKYVQADETASSADKNFTYIPDVKTIAGDYDYAHITLNNTIMGTRWAHIPETRASDGSAFPLVSDISSCILSEPLDVSKFGLLYAGAQKNLAPAGVTLVIIRKDLIGESAVPETPTMLSYKTHAENASMYNTPPCWNIYIMGLVLQWIEKNGGVDGMKARNTEKARLLYDYIDNGKYYKAPVEKNSRSIMNIPFLTTETDVEKAAALNKRFVAEAEKEGLVNLAGHRLVGGMRASLYNAMDIGGVKALIAFMERFGKENL; encoded by the coding sequence ATGAGGGTTTATAATTTTTCGGCGGGGCCGTCCGTTTTGCCCGAAGAAGTGCTGCGCAAAGCTGCGTCCGATATGGAAGATTGGAACGGAAGCGGGCAAAGCGTTATGGAAATGAGCCACCGCTCAAAGACGTTCGAGCCGATTATCGCCGATGCCGAAAGCCGGCTGCGAAAACTTATGCGCATAGGCGATGATTTTGCGGTGCTTTTTTTGCAGGGCGGGGCGAGTACGCAATTTGCGATGGTTCCGATGAATTTGAAAAAGAAAGGAAAGGCCGCATACGTGAATACCGGCGTGTGGGCAAAAAAAGCTTTAGCCGAAGCGAAAAAATATGTGCAAGCCGACGAAACCGCTTCTTCGGCCGATAAAAACTTTACGTATATTCCCGACGTAAAAACGATTGCCGGCGATTACGATTACGCGCACATTACGCTGAACAATACGATTATGGGAACTCGCTGGGCTCATATTCCCGAAACGCGCGCCTCCGACGGCTCTGCTTTCCCGCTCGTGTCGGATATTTCAAGCTGCATTTTATCCGAACCGCTCGATGTATCGAAATTCGGCCTTTTGTATGCGGGCGCGCAAAAAAACCTTGCGCCGGCCGGCGTTACCCTCGTCATTATCAGGAAAGACCTTATCGGCGAAAGTGCGGTTCCCGAAACGCCGACCATGCTCAGTTATAAAACTCACGCGGAAAACGCGTCCATGTACAATACGCCGCCGTGCTGGAACATCTATATAATGGGCCTCGTGCTGCAATGGATCGAAAAAAACGGCGGCGTTGACGGCATGAAAGCGCGCAATACCGAAAAAGCGCGGCTTTTGTACGATTACATCGACAACGGCAAATATTATAAAGCGCCCGTCGAAAAGAACAGCCGCTCGATTATGAACATTCCTTTTTTAACTACGGAAACGGACGTCGAAAAAGCCGCCGCGCTGAATAAACGCTTTGTTGCCGAAGCGGAAAAAGAAGGCTTGGTAAACCTTGCAGGACACCGCTTGGTCGGCGGCATGCGGGCGTCGTTGTACAATGCGATGGACATCGGCGGCG
- a CDS encoding winged-helix domain-containing protein — protein MHIPEPARKRLIQLAQLLPALDADTLTSLDLSRMTGRTDATVRKDISYLDLCGASNGYKRPELLKALQTLLVPQNEIKKCCIIGLGLFAQALTESGLLLSSPFVVTAGFDSSLNRVETVRAPFPLYPSARLERVIGGENIEYAIVTPDEKDAQGLVNRLVHCGIKGIVNYGCAVPVPHGKTKVENLSLLGSLQNLASE, from the coding sequence ATGCATATTCCGGAACCGGCGCGGAAGCGTCTTATTCAGCTTGCGCAATTGCTGCCGGCGCTCGATGCCGACACCCTTACGTCGCTCGACCTTAGCCGTATGACGGGCCGGACGGATGCGACGGTGCGCAAGGATATTTCGTATTTGGATTTGTGCGGCGCGTCGAACGGCTACAAGCGACCGGAACTTTTAAAAGCCCTTCAAACGCTTTTGGTTCCGCAAAACGAGATAAAAAAATGCTGTATCATCGGTTTGGGGCTTTTTGCGCAAGCGCTTACGGAAAGCGGTCTCCTTTTGTCGTCGCCCTTTGTCGTAACGGCCGGTTTCGATTCAAGCTTAAACCGCGTCGAAACTGTGCGCGCTCCGTTTCCTCTGTATCCTTCGGCGCGCTTGGAAAGGGTTATCGGAGGCGAAAACATAGAGTATGCGATCGTTACGCCGGACGAAAAAGACGCGCAGGGCCTTGTAAACCGACTTGTACACTGCGGCATTAAAGGGATTGTGAATTACGGCTGTGCGGTACCGGTGCCGCACGGAAAAACAAAGGTAGAAAATCTTTCGCTGCTCGGTTCTTTGCAGAATCTGGCATCGGAGTAA
- a CDS encoding DUF4153 domain-containing protein, protein MSIKDSFKCFINRTLSGIRRFPLSVFFTFAVFVSSVIFLFAPQVQGEAENTVSTLRDTALQAAFASAFAFLTCTAGTLTALRFSFSRKIRIALYVFSAALWLPGFFLARKTNEFNYASLAYWGIICICIFIALYLCITEFNEKTVFLHILKAAVFAEWIAFIVSFGLFISLWAVNELIVPIENVEEYLSLISVFSQALVAANVFLSQLSFEKNEYPVAHMYKALVLYAAFPVYVIYIVVLYVYLAKILFTWNMPGGQINIFVSLATAFYLFFYCTLKAFPCRATSFFYKVGAFVMLPCIAAQLIAIWIRFEAYGLTDARWAGILYTVSVLCFIAAVLLKKNAPRVWLLCAAFLCAVSTLTPLSLNRVPSMEQRARLEKLLHEYGYYASGRFAKPEASAIARIPQEQRRAMVSAYNELLSEHKAAYGGADALSDNSDPQTVFGFPQSNDRPDNEVHKSYKWRKYALDISSYSFMVPTAQSVRKSKDGTVYTEVPLWVERTKYDIFDDLLAVPENGEDFSIELDSETLLFITSANYLYDEERKGLISYQFEGFILIKQQSFVN, encoded by the coding sequence ATGAGCATAAAAGATTCTTTTAAGTGTTTTATAAACCGCACGCTCTCGGGAATACGCCGTTTTCCGCTTTCGGTATTTTTCACTTTTGCGGTTTTTGTAAGTTCGGTGATTTTTTTGTTTGCACCTCAGGTGCAAGGCGAAGCCGAAAATACCGTTTCTACTTTACGTGATACCGCACTGCAGGCGGCTTTTGCTTCGGCGTTCGCATTTCTTACCTGTACGGCAGGAACCCTTACCGCACTGCGCTTTTCGTTTTCGCGGAAAATCCGTATTGCGCTCTACGTGTTTTCGGCCGCACTGTGGCTTCCCGGTTTTTTTCTTGCCCGAAAAACGAATGAGTTCAATTATGCTTCGCTTGCGTATTGGGGCATTATCTGTATTTGTATTTTTATTGCGCTGTATCTTTGTATAACCGAGTTCAACGAAAAAACCGTTTTTTTGCACATACTCAAAGCGGCCGTTTTCGCCGAATGGATTGCTTTTATCGTTTCTTTCGGCCTGTTTATAAGCCTTTGGGCGGTCAACGAACTCATCGTCCCGATAGAAAATGTCGAAGAATATCTGTCGTTGATCTCCGTTTTTTCGCAAGCTCTTGTAGCCGCGAACGTGTTTTTATCACAGTTGTCCTTTGAAAAAAACGAATATCCCGTGGCGCATATGTATAAGGCGCTTGTACTGTATGCGGCTTTTCCCGTCTACGTGATTTATATTGTCGTGCTGTACGTGTATTTGGCAAAAATCCTTTTTACGTGGAATATGCCGGGCGGACAGATAAATATCTTTGTGTCGCTGGCAACGGCTTTTTACCTCTTTTTTTATTGTACGTTAAAGGCCTTTCCCTGCCGCGCGACCTCCTTTTTTTATAAGGTGGGAGCCTTTGTGATGCTGCCCTGCATTGCGGCCCAGCTTATTGCAATATGGATCCGCTTTGAAGCCTACGGATTGACCGATGCCCGCTGGGCGGGAATATTGTACACGGTTTCGGTTTTGTGTTTTATTGCGGCCGTATTGCTTAAAAAAAATGCACCTCGCGTGTGGCTGCTTTGTGCCGCGTTTTTGTGCGCCGTATCGACCCTTACGCCCTTGAGCTTGAATCGCGTTCCCTCTATGGAACAAAGGGCACGGCTTGAAAAACTTTTGCACGAGTACGGCTATTACGCGAGCGGGCGGTTTGCAAAGCCTGAAGCATCCGCTATAGCCCGAATTCCGCAGGAACAGCGCCGGGCGATGGTCAGCGCATACAACGAACTTTTGAGCGAACATAAGGCTGCTTACGGCGGCGCTGACGCTCTTTCCGACAATTCGGACCCCCAAACCGTTTTCGGTTTTCCGCAGTCGAACGACAGACCGGACAATGAAGTTCATAAGTCTTACAAATGGAGGAAATATGCGCTCGATATATCATCCTATTCGTTTATGGTGCCGACAGCGCAATCCGTCCGGAAGTCCAAAGACGGTACGGTGTATACCGAAGTTCCGCTATGGGTAGAAAGAACAAAATACGATATTTTTGACGACTTGCTTGCTGTACCCGAAAACGGTGAAGACTTCAGCATTGAACTCGACAGTGAAACGCTGCTGTTCATAACAAGTGCGAATTATTTGTACGATGAGGAACGCAAGGGTCTCATAAGCTATCAATTTGAAGGTTTTATACTGATAAAACAGCAAAGCTTTGTGAATTAA
- a CDS encoding pallilysin-related adhesin: MKKLTIILFATAGIAVVFFAVKRQWVASNAKDTVRTKTVIPAVQGGKPTFLQEESIPGDDITLTSLIPLQTGESLIASSSADFDLDGYDDQVIAVKTPDSSFIKVVAGLYNPLVNRYERAAEITTDIEQAKTFSLSVMDITGTHENAIIVTGYGTQNESRFQAWLPRKSLQRFSLHEIVNLYAEGTVFVQQRPRSDSYPMEDVDGESFPIWAYTSDDESPESSLDQLQIMYDWNKREQKYVEKVRTRITQKSITAQELAKIQDGTEKTFAAFLNGLWTKAGTTAEKNRYLFCDYDKKEVIFFQNDRQEIYAWERSTLRRNGILVYTTNRSMPNISRRFDIALVSADEIRIKVVDDLGMLIGSETLWDGNYKKQNTETLFAAASKKEGQPSDIAAVLQTTSRTFWKCDNGWNITFSGSTYSAKNGTLTETGVFSPLTIFGENLLQFKSRQNGGVFSGFYRTEIAAGPVTDAETGKSTSGTRIVLHPVTVSLSQIEPAAVKSLQLESETVQD; this comes from the coding sequence ATGAAAAAATTGACGATTATCTTATTTGCCACAGCGGGAATAGCCGTCGTCTTCTTTGCCGTAAAAAGGCAATGGGTTGCGTCGAACGCAAAAGATACGGTGCGCACAAAAACCGTTATACCGGCCGTTCAGGGCGGCAAACCGACTTTTTTGCAGGAAGAAAGCATTCCCGGCGACGACATAACGCTCACTTCGCTGATTCCCCTGCAAACGGGAGAATCGCTTATTGCGTCGTCCTCGGCCGATTTCGACCTTGACGGATATGACGATCAGGTTATCGCCGTTAAAACGCCGGACTCTTCGTTTATAAAAGTTGTAGCCGGTTTATACAATCCGCTTGTAAACCGCTACGAACGCGCAGCCGAAATCACAACCGACATAGAACAGGCAAAAACATTTTCACTTTCGGTAATGGATATTACCGGCACGCACGAAAATGCGATTATCGTAACGGGCTACGGAACGCAAAACGAATCGCGCTTTCAAGCGTGGCTGCCCCGAAAAAGCCTGCAAAGGTTTTCGTTGCACGAAATCGTCAATTTGTATGCGGAAGGAACCGTCTTTGTGCAGCAAAGGCCGCGAAGCGATTCATATCCGATGGAAGACGTCGACGGCGAAAGTTTCCCGATTTGGGCGTATACATCCGACGACGAATCGCCGGAAAGTTCTTTGGATCAGCTGCAGATTATGTACGATTGGAACAAGCGCGAACAAAAATACGTCGAAAAAGTACGCACGCGGATTACGCAAAAAAGCATAACCGCGCAGGAATTGGCAAAAATTCAGGACGGAACCGAAAAAACCTTCGCCGCTTTTTTAAACGGATTGTGGACAAAGGCCGGAACGACGGCGGAAAAAAACCGCTATTTATTTTGCGATTACGATAAAAAAGAAGTTATTTTTTTCCAAAACGACCGGCAGGAAATTTATGCGTGGGAACGCAGTACGCTGCGCAGAAACGGAATTCTCGTATACACGACAAACCGGTCTATGCCGAATATTTCGCGCCGTTTCGACATAGCGCTCGTGTCCGCCGATGAAATACGCATAAAAGTCGTCGACGATTTGGGCATGCTCATCGGATCGGAAACGCTGTGGGACGGAAATTACAAAAAACAAAATACCGAAACGCTTTTTGCCGCCGCAAGTAAAAAAGAAGGACAACCTTCCGATATTGCCGCCGTTTTGCAAACGACAAGCAGAACCTTTTGGAAATGCGACAACGGCTGGAATATAACTTTTTCAGGCAGCACGTATTCGGCAAAAAACGGAACGCTTACGGAAACCGGCGTTTTTTCACCGCTGACAATCTTCGGCGAAAACCTGCTGCAATTTAAAAGCCGGCAAAACGGCGGCGTCTTTTCGGGATTTTACCGCACGGAAATCGCCGCGGGACCGGTAACCGATGCGGAAACGGGAAAGAGCACAAGCGGAACGCGCATCGTTTTGCATCCGGTTACGGTAAGTCTTTCGCAAATAGAGCCGGCGGCGGTCAAGAGCCTTCAGCTTGAATCGGAAACGGTGCAGGATTAA
- a CDS encoding MBL fold metallo-hydrolase: MTPVCLPTGPLAVNTYIVPCSAASGFERVFIVDPGGQADAIAEKVGGAQVAGIVLTHGHFDHIGAVPQLKALYKDAPLCIHKDDLGYTGKGAYERHRSDFLRVGAAYLVDEFASAYPVFPEADIVFDIHTPETAVLSIAPEWTILHTPGHSPGSISLYHKDGVLLSGDTLFASGFGRTDLTGGSFEQLRQSLAALFALPDDTRVYPGHGPFTTIGKEK; the protein is encoded by the coding sequence GTGACGCCCGTTTGTCTGCCGACCGGCCCTTTAGCGGTTAATACCTATATCGTGCCGTGCAGCGCCGCTTCGGGCTTTGAACGCGTGTTTATCGTCGATCCGGGCGGCCAAGCCGACGCGATTGCCGAAAAGGTCGGCGGCGCTCAGGTTGCCGGCATTGTGCTTACGCACGGGCACTTCGACCATATAGGCGCCGTCCCGCAGCTGAAAGCCTTGTATAAAGATGCGCCGCTGTGCATTCACAAAGACGACCTGGGGTATACGGGAAAGGGCGCCTACGAACGGCACCGAAGCGATTTTTTGCGTGTCGGCGCCGCGTATTTAGTTGACGAGTTTGCATCGGCTTATCCGGTTTTTCCCGAAGCCGATATCGTGTTCGACATTCATACGCCCGAAACCGCCGTTTTAAGCATTGCCCCCGAATGGACGATTTTGCACACGCCGGGACACAGCCCCGGTTCGATAAGTCTGTACCATAAGGACGGCGTTCTTTTGTCGGGCGACACGCTGTTCGCTTCGGGCTTCGGCCGCACCGACTTGACCGGCGGAAGTTTTGAGCAGCTCCGACAAAGCCTTGCCGCCCTGTTTGCGCTTCCCGACGACACGCGCGTGTATCCCGGTCACGGCCCTTTTACGACAATCGGCAAAGAAAAATAA
- a CDS encoding DUF5700 domain-containing putative Zn-dependent protease, with translation MKKIAIAVLVLCAGLLVPILAAERKAEIQNAHFVLADKEKGKELLLIEDDFTNALTPFDMSARLKTAKSVTKKQYFDFIKEQTLDWQEDEKNLLNGVFTEIKNLLKDYKIEVPEIVYLVKTTGHEEGNSAYCRNLNVIVFAQSMLNIDKEDLSELCLHELFHIYSRNNLDVREKLYNHIGFYKTGKLSIPDNINKNKITNPDAPANNYYFKAEINSEKTDVMPLLLATGPYDETKGGEFFNYMRLLFFAVDTGKDGCTLHVENGKYAVFPLSRISNYFEKVGKNTEYIIHAEEILADNFVILAKDKKDIQSPYVIDDMKSILKKTAGR, from the coding sequence ATGAAAAAGATTGCGATTGCCGTGCTTGTACTTTGCGCGGGCTTACTCGTGCCGATTTTGGCGGCGGAAAGGAAGGCCGAAATTCAAAACGCGCACTTCGTTTTGGCTGACAAAGAGAAAGGTAAAGAGCTGCTTTTAATCGAGGACGATTTTACAAACGCTTTAACGCCGTTCGATATGTCGGCACGGTTAAAAACGGCAAAGTCCGTTACAAAAAAACAATACTTTGATTTTATAAAAGAGCAAACATTGGACTGGCAGGAGGACGAAAAGAATCTGCTGAACGGTGTTTTTACCGAAATTAAAAATCTTTTAAAAGATTATAAAATCGAAGTGCCTGAAATCGTTTATCTTGTAAAAACGACCGGACACGAAGAAGGCAATTCGGCGTACTGCCGGAATTTAAATGTTATCGTTTTTGCGCAATCGATGCTGAATATCGATAAGGAGGATTTATCGGAATTATGCTTGCACGAACTGTTCCATATTTATTCACGAAATAATTTGGATGTGCGCGAAAAATTGTATAATCACATCGGATTTTATAAAACCGGCAAACTTTCAATTCCCGACAATATCAACAAAAACAAAATAACGAATCCCGACGCACCTGCAAATAATTATTATTTTAAAGCCGAAATAAACAGCGAAAAAACCGATGTGATGCCGCTGCTTTTGGCGACGGGCCCGTATGACGAAACCAAAGGCGGAGAGTTTTTCAACTATATGCGGCTGCTCTTTTTTGCCGTAGATACCGGAAAAGACGGATGCACCCTGCACGTCGAAAACGGAAAGTATGCAGTTTTTCCGCTGAGCAGGATTTCAAACTATTTTGAAAAAGTAGGAAAAAACACGGAGTATATTATTCATGCCGAAGAAATTCTTGCCGATAATTTTGTGATTCTTGCCAAAGACAAAAAAGACATACAAAGTCCCTACGTTATAGACGACATGAAAAGCATACTTAAAAAAACGGCCGGACGGTAG
- a CDS encoding solute carrier family 23 protein — MSTHQVLGPSDRPGLSRWIPLSFQHVFAMFGATVLVPLLTGLSPSTALFTAGTGTLLYILITGAKVPAFLGSSFAFIPALTAIAAAYGMPYALGGAFCAGIFYAVVAALVKVAGTKWLDKALPPVVIGSVIIVIGLNLAPTAMRSAMYGANGEYSLVYFSIALVTLAIAIIASVFLKGFFNTISILIGLVGGYLFTLIMGFFFPAYAIIDFSVVRNAAWFGAPSFALPKFGFVPVLTFIIVSLATICEHLGDTMVTSKVVGRDFYKDPGLHRTLLGDGLATTWAALWGGPPNTTYGENIGVMAITKVYSVWVIGGAAVIAVLLSFIQKFGAIIQTIPGPVMGGISMLLYGLIASSGLRTIVESGVDYKDKRNLTISSVIMVIGIGGGILQFDVGGGFHFALGGVALATVVGILLNLVIPNKNGKSA; from the coding sequence ATGAGTACACATCAGGTTTTGGGACCTTCCGATCGTCCCGGATTGTCGCGGTGGATACCGCTCAGTTTTCAGCACGTATTCGCCATGTTCGGAGCGACCGTGCTTGTTCCGCTGTTGACGGGACTAAGTCCTTCAACGGCGCTATTTACAGCCGGTACCGGAACGCTGCTGTATATTTTAATTACAGGCGCGAAGGTACCGGCTTTTTTAGGTTCGTCCTTTGCCTTTATACCGGCGTTGACGGCCATTGCCGCTGCATACGGAATGCCTTATGCACTCGGCGGGGCTTTTTGCGCCGGTATTTTTTATGCCGTTGTCGCCGCGCTTGTAAAAGTTGCGGGAACAAAATGGCTCGATAAGGCGTTGCCTCCGGTCGTTATCGGTTCGGTCATTATCGTTATCGGCTTGAACCTTGCGCCGACGGCGATGCGCTCGGCAATGTACGGCGCGAACGGCGAATATTCGCTCGTGTACTTTTCGATCGCCTTGGTAACCCTTGCAATCGCCATTATCGCGAGCGTGTTTTTGAAAGGCTTTTTCAACACCATTTCGATTTTAATCGGTCTTGTCGGCGGCTATCTTTTTACGCTGATTATGGGATTCTTTTTCCCCGCGTATGCGATTATCGACTTCAGCGTCGTGCGCAATGCCGCGTGGTTCGGCGCCCCGTCCTTTGCTTTGCCCAAATTCGGCTTCGTCCCCGTGCTGACCTTTATCATCGTTTCGCTTGCAACCATCTGCGAACACTTGGGCGACACGATGGTTACGTCGAAAGTGGTCGGGCGCGATTTTTATAAAGATCCCGGCTTGCACCGCACCTTACTCGGCGACGGGCTTGCCACAACCTGGGCTGCTCTGTGGGGAGGCCCGCCCAACACTACCTACGGCGAAAACATCGGCGTTATGGCAATTACAAAAGTGTACAGCGTATGGGTTATCGGCGGGGCGGCGGTAATTGCCGTGCTGTTATCCTTTATCCAAAAGTTCGGTGCGATTATTCAAACAATTCCCGGCCCCGTTATGGGCGGTATTTCTATGCTCTTGTACGGACTTATCGCTTCGAGCGGACTGCGCACAATCGTCGAAAGCGGCGTCGATTATAAAGATAAACGCAACCTTACCATATCGTCGGTTATCATGGTTATCGGTATAGGCGGCGGCATTTTGCAGTTTGATGTCGGCGGAGGATTCCATTTCGCCCTCGGCGGCGTTGCGCTTGCAACGGTCGTCGGTATTTTGCTGAACCTCGTTATCCCGAACAAAAACGGTAAAAGCGCCTAA